In Deltaproteobacteria bacterium, the following are encoded in one genomic region:
- a CDS encoding N-formylglutamate amidohydrolase, which produces MGKRTGFIITCEHAGNQVPAEYVHLFAGYEGLLAGHRGWDPGALECARELASRLKAPLLFSTVTRLLVDLNRSPGHPGLYSEATRGLSQEEKARIFALYHRPHWRAVEAQVERFIDAGRCVVHIAVHSFTPVLDGEERRRFPEDAYMGIEIEINQRFPLGGGEDWEEMKRAVVETPPAADG; this is translated from the coding sequence ATGGGAAAGAGAACCGGCTTCATCATCACCTGCGAACATGCCGGAAACCAGGTCCCCGCAGAATACGTCCATCTCTTCGCCGGATACGAAGGGCTGCTTGCAGGCCACAGGGGCTGGGATCCCGGGGCGCTTGAGTGCGCGCGCGAACTCGCTTCACGTCTCAAGGCCCCGCTCCTTTTTTCCACCGTGACCCGTCTCCTTGTGGACCTCAACCGCTCCCCCGGGCATCCGGGGCTCTACTCCGAGGCGACGAGGGGCCTTTCTCAGGAGGAAAAGGCGCGTATTTTTGCCCTTTACCATAGGCCCCACTGGAGGGCCGTGGAGGCCCAGGTGGAAAGATTCATCGATGCCGGGCGGTGCGTAGTCCACATCGCGGTCCACTCCTTTACCCCGGTCCTTGACGGGGAGGAAAGGAGGCGGTTTCCGGAAGACGCCTATATGGGGATCGAGATCGAGATCAACCAGCGATTTCCCCTGGGGGGTGGGGAGGACTGGGAAGAAATGAAGCGTGCGGTTGTAGAAACACCGCCGGCCGCTGACGGGTGA
- a CDS encoding glutamate--cysteine ligase, whose product MNGPQRPLRAYGMELEYMIVDARTLDVLPVADGLIRSVAGEYVNEVEFGPMAWSNELAAHVVEVKNLAPAPELSSLLPLFEKEVKRIEEALSPFGAMLLPTGMHPWMDPMRETRLWPHGNREIYETYNRIFSCSGHGWANVQSAHLNLGFAGDEEFARLHAAVRILLPILPAIAASSPVVEGRATGLLDTRLEYYRNNQKRVPSVTGQIIPERVYSRRDYENVILARNYADIAPFDPAGILRHEWLNSRGAIARFERSAIEIRVLDVQECPLADFAVAAMISAVLEACVAETWAGFEEQAAQEVGPLAAILLDVIRKGEAAVIEDEGYLALFGFPGKRAAAAELWRHLAGAAVPGFPDPGDERHAAMERILAEGPLARRILRALGGDFSKGSLYRVYQGLSDCLRKGCIFPASG is encoded by the coding sequence ATGAACGGCCCTCAGCGGCCCTTGCGCGCCTACGGCATGGAGCTCGAATACATGATCGTGGACGCCCGGACCCTGGACGTCCTTCCTGTCGCGGACGGACTCATCCGGTCAGTCGCGGGGGAATATGTGAACGAGGTGGAGTTCGGGCCCATGGCATGGTCGAACGAGCTTGCGGCCCATGTGGTGGAGGTGAAGAACCTCGCACCCGCCCCGGAGCTTTCCTCCCTTCTTCCCCTTTTCGAGAAAGAGGTGAAGCGCATTGAGGAGGCCCTTTCCCCCTTCGGCGCCATGCTCCTTCCGACCGGCATGCATCCATGGATGGATCCCATGCGCGAGACCCGGCTCTGGCCCCATGGAAACCGGGAGATCTACGAGACCTACAACCGCATCTTCTCCTGCTCCGGACACGGCTGGGCGAACGTCCAGAGCGCGCACCTAAATCTCGGGTTTGCAGGAGACGAGGAGTTTGCCCGGCTCCATGCAGCGGTCCGGATCCTTTTGCCCATTCTCCCTGCCATCGCCGCTAGTTCCCCCGTTGTGGAGGGCAGGGCCACCGGGCTTCTGGACACCCGCCTCGAGTATTACCGGAACAACCAGAAAAGGGTCCCGTCCGTCACCGGCCAGATCATCCCTGAGAGGGTCTATTCACGGCGTGATTACGAGAACGTGATCCTTGCCCGGAACTACGCCGACATCGCCCCGTTTGACCCGGCCGGGATCCTCCGGCACGAATGGCTCAATTCACGCGGGGCCATAGCCCGGTTCGAACGGAGCGCCATCGAGATCAGGGTCCTCGACGTCCAGGAGTGTCCGCTTGCGGATTTTGCCGTGGCCGCCATGATTTCTGCGGTCCTCGAGGCCTGCGTGGCAGAGACATGGGCGGGTTTCGAGGAACAGGCCGCTCAAGAGGTCGGGCCCCTTGCTGCCATCCTTCTCGACGTGATCCGCAAAGGCGAGGCTGCAGTCATCGAAGACGAGGGATATCTCGCCCTTTTTGGTTTTCCGGGAAAAAGGGCTGCTGCGGCCGAGCTCTGGCGGCATCTGGCAGGGGCGGCCGTCCCCGGTTTTCCGGATCCTGGCGATGAACGGCATGCCGCCATGGAACGGATACTGGCAGAAGGCCCCCTTGCCAGAAGGATCCTCCGGGCCCTCGGCGGGGATTTTTCGAAAGGCTCACTTTATCGGGTCTATCAGGGGCTGAGTGACTGCCTCAGGAAAGGGTGCATCTTCCCGGCCTCGGGGTGA
- the rlmB gene encoding 23S rRNA (guanosine(2251)-2'-O)-methyltransferase RlmB → MRTDRRRSEEEVCIWGNHPVEEFLRARPDAVLGVYILPSFGRTRPQRDLERLIEEIGVAIHRVQDFSRLSVPPGTVHQGVAALVKPVWEVDFGDLLDSMAFGTALYVICDQVTDPHNFGAILRSAVAFGVSAVIVSERDTSPVTGVTVKASSGAVAHARICRVPNLAAAMASCRERGILLVGLAPEGNTPVWDADLTGPSAVVLGAEGKGLRRRVEATCDCLVRIPHGPSVESLNVSTAAGIVLYEVARQRGLTARRGALA, encoded by the coding sequence ATGCGCACCGACCGCAGGCGGTCAGAGGAAGAGGTCTGCATCTGGGGGAACCACCCCGTCGAGGAGTTCCTCAGGGCGCGGCCGGATGCGGTCTTAGGGGTTTACATCCTTCCATCCTTCGGACGGACCCGCCCACAAAGGGACCTGGAGCGCCTGATCGAGGAAATCGGGGTCGCCATCCACCGTGTTCAGGATTTTTCGCGTCTTTCCGTCCCTCCAGGCACGGTTCATCAGGGAGTAGCCGCCCTGGTCAAACCCGTGTGGGAGGTGGATTTTGGGGATCTACTCGACTCCATGGCCTTCGGTACGGCCCTTTACGTGATATGCGATCAGGTGACCGATCCCCACAACTTCGGCGCCATTCTGCGCTCTGCCGTGGCCTTTGGGGTGTCAGCAGTCATCGTCTCCGAGCGGGACACATCACCCGTTACTGGAGTGACGGTCAAGGCCTCTTCTGGGGCGGTGGCACACGCAAGGATCTGCCGGGTGCCGAATCTCGCAGCAGCCATGGCCTCATGTCGGGAGCGGGGTATCTTGCTCGTGGGCCTCGCTCCCGAAGGAAATACGCCGGTCTGGGACGCTGACCTCACGGGTCCGAGCGCCGTGGTGCTCGGGGCGGAGGGCAAGGGGCTCAGGCGCCGCGTCGAGGCGACATGCGACTGCCTTGTCCGGATCCCCCATGGCCCATCCGTCGAGTCCCTGAACGTCTCGACCGCAGCCGGGATCGTCCTCTACGAGGTGGCCCGGCAGAGGGGGCTTACCGCTCGGAGAGGGGCGTTGGCATGA